A region of the Denitrificimonas caeni genome:
GCACAGTCTGAATATAATGCAGAGATACTGGCGACTACGCTCAACTCGATGCCGCAAATATGCGCAGTGGAGCAGCAACACCGTTTGTCGAAACAATCAATTGCGCAGCTGCAAGCATTCTATCAGGCGGTGGACTTTGCGCCTCTGTGGCAGGATGCCGCTCAGCGTCAACAGTTGGCAGAGCTGATTTTAGATACCCAATATGACGGCCTAGAGCCGGCAATGTATCAGTTGCCACCTTTACTGCTGTCGGCGCAAGTTGCAGCAGAGCAGCGGCAGGTGTGCGATGAGTTGTTATTGAGCCATGGTTATTTGCAGGTGTTACAACATTTGCGAGATGGCATTCTTGATCCTGAGACGGTCGAGCCTTATTGGCATGAGGCCGCTCTTGAGACCCCTGAGCAGTTGCCCATTGCAGAAGTGGCAGCCGCTGGCTTACCTTTTTTACCGCAAGTTTTTGCGGCGGTACGGCCACAACACAGCACCTATCAAAAATTACGTGAGGTATTAAAAGACAGTGACCTGCTCAATCAGCCCGACTGGGGCAGTGTGCCGGTAGCTGGTAAGTCGTTACGGGTGGGCATGCAGGATGTACGCGTGCCTGATTTACGCCAGCGTTTGCAGTTGGCCGGCTATATTGCTGCAAGTACTGATGAGGCTTTAACTCCGGTGGAAACGGTTGCCGGTGAAACCGTCGCGGTTGATTCGCTGCTGTATACCGATGAGTTGGCAGCCGCGGTGAAAGCTTTTCAGCAAGATCACTACTTAGAAGATGATGGCATTGTTGGGCCGGCGACTCTGCGGGAGCTTAATATCACCCCTGAGCAGCGGTTAATGCAGGTGCGTGTTAATCTTGAGCGCTTACGCTGGTTGGATAAGCTGCTGGAGCCAACTATGTTGGTTGTGGATATTGCTGGCGCGCGCTTATTGTACTTTCGTGATGGTGATATTGTTTGGCGCACCCGTACTCAAGTTGGTACCGTGCGTCGGCAAACTCCTCTGTTGAAGTCGCGCATTACACATTTGACCATCAATCCGACTTGGACGGTGCCGCCAACGATTTTGCGTGAAGATAAACTGCCAGCGATTCGCCGTGATATAGGTTATCTGGCGCGCAGCAATATGAGCGTGCTGGATTACAATGGCAATGTGCTCGACCCTTACAGTGTGAATTGGCAATCACCTTCAGGGATTATGTTGCGTCAAGGCCCAGGGCCAAGTAACGCTTTGGGCTTAGTGGCTATCCGCTTTGCCAATCCTTTTACCGTGTACTTACACGACACTCCCAGCCAGCATTTGTTTGGCCGTGCGACACGCACCGTAAGTTCTGGGTGTGTGCGGGTTGAGGATGCGCAAAGACTGGTGGATCATTTACTCTTTGCTGCGACCGCACAAGAGCGTCAGCGCATTGAGCAAATCCAAGCCAGTGGCAAGACGCGTAATGTGAATTTACCGCAGCCAGTTCCGGTTTTACTCGCTTACTGGACGGTGGAAGTGGATATGGACAATCGCTTACGCTTTCGCAGTGATAACTATGGACATGACACCAAAGTTGCTGCAGCACTGCAGGCGGCGCAACAACGCTAAGGTCATTGCTGCAATAAAAAAGCCGCTACTTATTATGAGTAGCGGCTTTTTTGTAGCAGATTACTGAGGTTTGGAATCGCTTTCAGCATCTAAGTCGAATGATCTTTCTAGCCAGAGGGCATTAATAATTGCCATGCTGCAAGCTAAAAGTACACCTAAAATCCAAGTGAAATACCACATATAAAACCCCTTAAGTCAGTGTCTGCGCCTATCCAAATTACTGAATAAGCTGCTTGGGTCTAATCCGAGTGCTGCCACCTTATTTAGTAGCAGCACTCCTTATCTAAGTTGCTCAGTAAAGACCGTGTGGGTTGTCATCAATGTCTGAGACTTTAACAGTGCCCCACATTTTGATGTAGCTCCAGAGGGTATACAGCAAAATAATAGGTACAAAGATCGCTGCGGCAACAAACATAATACCTAGGGTTTTATGACTGGATACCGCATCCCACATGGTTAAACTGGATGATAAATCAATGCTGGATGGCATCAGGAATGGGAATAGGGCAAAACCTGCGGTACAGATCGTGCCAGTAATTGCCAAAGAGGATCCTAAGAAAGCGAAGCCAGAGCGTTTAGTGCTGGCGCCTAATAGAGCCACGACACCACCCAGAATACCGACAATGGGCGCTAGGCGCATAATTGGGTAGTGCGCGTAGTTG
Encoded here:
- a CDS encoding L,D-transpeptidase family protein yields the protein MSKQSIAQLQAFYQAVDFAPLWQDAAQRQQLAELILDTQYDGLEPAMYQLPPLLLSAQVAAEQRQVCDELLLSHGYLQVLQHLRDGILDPETVEPYWHEAALETPEQLPIAEVAAAGLPFLPQVFAAVRPQHSTYQKLREVLKDSDLLNQPDWGSVPVAGKSLRVGMQDVRVPDLRQRLQLAGYIAASTDEALTPVETVAGETVAVDSLLYTDELAAAVKAFQQDHYLEDDGIVGPATLRELNITPEQRLMQVRVNLERLRWLDKLLEPTMLVVDIAGARLLYFRDGDIVWRTRTQVGTVRRQTPLLKSRITHLTINPTWTVPPTILREDKLPAIRRDIGYLARSNMSVLDYNGNVLDPYSVNWQSPSGIMLRQGPGPSNALGLVAIRFANPFTVYLHDTPSQHLFGRATRTVSSGCVRVEDAQRLVDHLLFAATAQERQRIEQIQASGKTRNVNLPQPVPVLLAYWTVEVDMDNRLRFRSDNYGHDTKVAAALQAAQQR
- the cydX gene encoding cytochrome bd-I oxidase subunit CydX, which encodes MWYFTWILGVLLACSMAIINALWLERSFDLDAESDSKPQ